In Sphingomonas profundi, the sequence GCGTTGGCGGCGAACAGCACCGTATCGCCCGGCCCGGCGACCGCCGCCAGGACGGTATGCAGGCTCTGCGTCGATCCGCCCGTGACGAAGCGGCAGAAGTCCGCGTTCCACGCCTCCGCCGCGATTTCATGCGCCCGCTGCAGCACGTGCGCGCCTTCGGTGCGGTCATCGAGACCCTTCGGCGTCAGTACGTCGGCACGGAACACGCGTTTGCCGAGCAGCGCGCGCGTCCCGCCCGGTATCGCCGCCCCCTGGTGATGCGCCGGCGCACCGAACCCGATCGGCGGACGCCGCTCCATCGCGGCCAGCGCGTCGAGGATCGGGGCTTCGTTCTGGTCCATGCGAATCAAGCGGGTGGCGCGTGCGATCGTTCCCGTGTCTAGCGGCCGACCCATCCGATCCGCGTCTGCGCCGGTCGACGTGTCTCGAGGCGCTGCAAGGCCTCTTCTCGTTCGGTCCGGACGATGGCATGTGCCGCCGGTGCCCCGCCGCATTCCCCAGCTCGCGCACGATCATGCTCCGGCCGGCACCGCGATCGTGCGCGTGGAGCGGATGTCGCCGGCCTTCATCAAATATCATCTCGACGATGGCCGCGCGCTGCATCGGTTCGTCCGGCCCGAACCCCACGCCCATCCGCACGACCACCCCTGGTCGTTCGAGACCACCATCCTGTCGGGCGGCTATATCGAGGAGGTGTTCACGTTCAACGCCGACGGCGGCTGGCAGAGCGCGTTCGTCGAACGGCAGCCGGGCTCGCGTCACCGGATCGAGGCCAGCCATATCCACCGCATCGTGGCCCTGCCGCAGGAGGAGTGCTGGACGATCGTTCGGGCCGGTCCGCATGAACGGAAAACCCTGTTCTGGCGCTTCGGCGACACGGTGCAGCGCCGCGCCTGGAACGTGAGGCGATGGAGCATCTGTCGGCGCCCTCCACGGCAGCATGCGACGGCGAGTGTCCGTCCCTGACTTTCCGGCAAAGGGACTGCCGGGTGACGCGGCGTCGTTCAGACCCGAGCCGTTTCAGGCTCCTATGCCCGTCGGCGCCATCGCGGCCTCTGGAGAAAGCGGGCGTGTTGACGCGCCAAGCGGTTTACCTCACGATCTCGCAATCGCAGCATGAGGATGCCGATTGCGGATCGTGATCGTCGACGACAGCGAATTGCGGGCCACGATCCTGGAGGACGGGCTGCGTGAAGCCGGTTACGGCGACATCAGCGTCGTGGCGCCGCAGGGCGGCTTCGTCGTCCGGCTGGAGCGGATGGCGCCCGACGTGGTGTTCATCAACCTCGGCAACCCCAGCCGCGACACGCTGGAGGAGATGCTCACCGTCAGCCGCGCTTTGGCGCGGCCGATCGCGATGTTCGTCGATCAATCGGACGAGGCGATGATCGGCGCCGCGATCGATGCCGGCGTGTCCGCTTATGTCGTCGACGGGCTGCGCAAGGAGCGGGTGCGCCCGGTGATGGAGCTGGCGATCCGCCGCTTCAACGCCTTCGCCAAGCTGCGCCATGAGCTGGACGAGGCACGCTCCGCCCTCGCCGAGCGCAAGACGCTGGACCGGGCGAAGGCGATCCTGATGACGTCGCGCGGCCTGTCCGAACCCGACGCCTATGCGATGCTGCGTTCCGCCGCGATGAACCAGGGACGCAAGCTGGTGGACGTGGCCGACGCCGTGATCTCGGCAAGCGCGCTGCTGGCGCCGCCCACCGGAGGATCGACGTGACGCCGCTCTCCATCGCCTTCCTGCCGCTGACCGACAGCGCGGTGATCGTCGCCGCGAAGGAGCGAGGATTCGCCGCTGCTGAAGGGATCGATCTCGCGCTCGTGCGCAACACGTCATGGGCCACAGTGCGGGATCGTCTGGTGTTCGGGCAGGTGCAGGCGGCGCAC encodes:
- a CDS encoding ANTAR domain-containing response regulator, with the translated sequence MRIVIVDDSELRATILEDGLREAGYGDISVVAPQGGFVVRLERMAPDVVFINLGNPSRDTLEEMLTVSRALARPIAMFVDQSDEAMIGAAIDAGVSAYVVDGLRKERVRPVMELAIRRFNAFAKLRHELDEARSALAERKTLDRAKAILMTSRGLSEPDAYAMLRSAAMNQGRKLVDVADAVISASALLAPPTGGST